GTAAAGATAAGTATTCGGCATGATTTGAGCCTCTGGCAGATCAAGTACATCCTGCAACAATTTTTTCACTTTGCTGTAAATGGTTTGATCCATAACGCACCTCCGCGAAGAATAGATTTCTTTGTTATTGTATACATATATTTCTATTAATAGCAATGATTTTTTTGGCGGTAAAAGAGTTAAAGATAGTGTCATTTACTATTGAAATTATTTTCATAGTGAGTTATTATCGGCAAAAATGGATGTATTATCCTAGTAGTCTATCAGTCGATTTGTGGGAGGTTATGTCAATGAAGGGCGCTTTATCGGACTGCCGTGCGCTGGTTACAGGTGCATCAGGATTCGTAGGAACATGGCTCACTCAACATTTGCTTGAACAAGGTGCTGAACTAACCTCTATCCTGAGTGAGCTCAACCCGCGAAGCCCGTTTGCCAAAATGGGGCTGGACAAGGAAATCCGCTGTTATTATGGTTCAATTGCCGACTACCACTTAATTGAACGCGCTATCACGGACGAAAGAATTAACACCGTCTTTCATCTGGCTGCCGTATCCATGCAGGATTTGGCATACCAGATCCCCTGGCAGACGTTCGAGACCAATGTGAAGGGCACTTACAATCTGCTGGAGGTCTGCCGGATTCACAAGGACCAGATCTCCAAAATCATCATTGCCTCCAGTGACAAAGTATACGGTGACAGCCCCATTCTCCCCTATGATGAAGAGATGCCCATTCAGGGCAGGAATCCTTACGACGCCTCGAAATCCTGTTCCGATCTGATCTCCCAGAGCTACAGACACAGCTTCAGCCTGCCTATCGTGATCGGACGCTTTGGCAATATTTACGGAGGAGGCGATCTGAACTTCCGCAGGCTTGTTCCCGGGACCATACAGCGGCTATACGGCAAGCTTCAGCCTGTCATCCGAATCTCTTCAGACGGAACCTATATGCGGGACTTCCTCTACATCAAGGATTTGGTCCAGGCTTACATGGCTATGTACCATTATGAAGGACATCAGGCTGGAGAGCATGTATTTAACTTCGGGACCGGCAAGCTGTGGGAGATCCAGAAGGTTACCTCACTTATTCAGCACACAATGAATCTGGATTATATTGAACCGCACTATGAAGTTCAGAACGGCAGGGAAATTCTGCACCAGCATCTCTCCCCTGAGCGGGCCAAGGCGATTCTTCATTGGTCAGCAGATACTCCGCTGGAGGAAGGAATCAGGCAAACCGTAGACTGGTATGAACGGTACTGGCTACCCGAACCCCACACAGCAACGACAGGAGTTGTATAATCCCATGAAACCATCCGTTGTTATAACCGGCATGGGCTGCGTTACTCCTCTGGGCCAAACGCCCGGGGAGATCCATGAAGCCATGCTTCAAGGTAAAACAGCCTATAGCGCCATTAGCCTATTCGATGCATCCCCCTGCAGATGCTCCATTGGAGGTGAAATTCCGAATTTCAGTATCAGAGACCTGGGCATTTCCGGCTCTAACATGATGCTGAGATACAACAAGCTGCAGATGAAGGCCGCCTATCAGATGCTGAATGACTATGGATTGATGGCAAGTCTGGAGAATAATGCTATGAACTGTGCGGTATATGTGGCTAATCATCCGGTGAATCTGGACCCGGAGACGCTGCAGATCTTTCGTTCGATCTGCAGCAGCGGGGATGGAGACATGGATTTTTCACGGCTGGGGGATAACTTGCACCGGATTCCGCCCTTAAGCGGCGTGAAGCAATTAACCACGGTCCCCTCACACTTCATGGCCAAAACCACCGGAGCGCACGGTCCCGGCAACTTGTATTGTAATAGCGACTGCGGAGGCGTAACAGCCCTCCTGTCTGCGGCTAGGGCCATCGAAACCGGAAGAATAGAGCAAGCCATGGTATCCGCCTCCTTCAGCCCCTTCAGCGCCCATGAATTCAGGTGGTGGCTTGAAACCGGACTCGTCAGAAGCACGGCTTCACCGGAAAATCCTGAAAAGCTGGTCACCCCCTTCAGTCCGCAATCATCCGGCACGCTTATGAGTGAAGGCGCGGGTGCGATTTTCCTGGAAAGGGAAGATGTTGCTCTAAGAAATGGGCGCCCTGTTCTTGCCAAAATCCAAGGCGGGGCCAGCCTGACCGTTCCTGGTGAGACTTACTTTGGATTGTCGGGGACAGGCTTCACCAAAACTCTGGATCTGGCGCTG
The sequence above is a segment of the Paenibacillus sp. FSL R7-0204 genome. Coding sequences within it:
- a CDS encoding NAD-dependent epimerase/dehydratase family protein, producing the protein MKGALSDCRALVTGASGFVGTWLTQHLLEQGAELTSILSELNPRSPFAKMGLDKEIRCYYGSIADYHLIERAITDERINTVFHLAAVSMQDLAYQIPWQTFETNVKGTYNLLEVCRIHKDQISKIIIASSDKVYGDSPILPYDEEMPIQGRNPYDASKSCSDLISQSYRHSFSLPIVIGRFGNIYGGGDLNFRRLVPGTIQRLYGKLQPVIRISSDGTYMRDFLYIKDLVQAYMAMYHYEGHQAGEHVFNFGTGKLWEIQKVTSLIQHTMNLDYIEPHYEVQNGREILHQHLSPERAKAILHWSADTPLEEGIRQTVDWYERYWLPEPHTATTGVV
- a CDS encoding beta-ketoacyl synthase N-terminal-like domain-containing protein; translated protein: MKPSVVITGMGCVTPLGQTPGEIHEAMLQGKTAYSAISLFDASPCRCSIGGEIPNFSIRDLGISGSNMMLRYNKLQMKAAYQMLNDYGLMASLENNAMNCAVYVANHPVNLDPETLQIFRSICSSGDGDMDFSRLGDNLHRIPPLSGVKQLTTVPSHFMAKTTGAHGPGNLYCNSDCGGVTALLSAARAIETGRIEQAMVSASFSPFSAHEFRWWLETGLVRSTASPENPEKLVTPFSPQSSGTLMSEGAGAIFLEREDVALRNGRPVLAKIQGGASLTVPGETYFGLSGTGFTKTLDLALERAKLAPDDIDLMMCNAPSVAAWDEGELEGISAVWNGSSISAAALKGYLGYLGPVSGLLDVILAVQSMIRQTAVPLNHTSAPSDSRIEWVRQENAAMAIERTVVNSAGPGGAYSAIILEKGDNHSR